One Capsicum annuum cultivar UCD-10X-F1 chromosome 2, UCD10Xv1.1, whole genome shotgun sequence genomic window carries:
- the LOC124896245 gene encoding ribulose bisphosphate carboxylase large chain-like, whose protein sequence is MRIIHRIKKKDLEPESIDSWEQLEGERDITLGFVDLLRDDFVEQHRSRGIYFTQDWVSLPGVIPVASGGIHVWHMPALIEIFEDDSVLQFGGGTLGHPWGNEIIREASKWSPKLDAACEVWKEIVFHFAAVDVLDK, encoded by the exons ATGAGAATAATACATAGAatcaaaaaaaaagatttagagcctgagtcaatcgatagttgggagcaactTGAAGGTGAAAGAGACATAACTTTGGGCTTTGTTGATTTATTGCGTGATGATTTTGTTGAACAACATCGAAGTCGCGGTATTTATTTCACTCAAGATTGGGTCTCTTTACCAGGTGTTATACCTGTGGCTTCAGGAGGTATTCATGTTTGGCATATGCCTGCTCTGATCGAGATCTTTGAGGATGATTCCGTACTACAGTTCGGTGGAGGAACTTTAGGACATCCTTGGG GTAATGAGATTATTCGCGAGGCTTCCAAATGGAGCCCGAAACTAGATGCTGCTTGTGAGGTATGGAAAGAGATCGTATTTCATTTTGCAGCAGTGGACGTTTTGGATAAGTAA
- the LOC107859106 gene encoding uncharacterized protein LOC107859106 produces MEIHWSSTRCKWVTTFLLLLACSAAGQVEDGPLVNGNFETPPSGGFSSGDGFSDGPTEIPSWKSNGTVEVVESGQKQGGMILIVPQGRHAVRLGNDAEISQELKVEKGSIYSITFSAARTCAQLESLNVSVPPASQTIDLQTLYHVSGWDSYAWAFQAEEDDVRVVFTNPGMEDDPTCGPIIDDIAIKKLFVPDKSKDNAVVNGDFEEGPWMFRNASLGVLLPTNLDEETSSLPGWIVESNRAVRYIDTYHFTVPEGKRAMELLSGKEGIISQMVETKPNKPYRLTFLLGHAGDSCKEPLAIMAFAGDQAQNIHYTPNSNSSFQNANLNFTAKADRTRIAFYSIYYNTRSDDMSSLCGPVVDDVRVQLSGSSRVEVLGFGFMFWLLVLVLV; encoded by the exons ATGGAAATACATTGGAGCTCAACAAGATGCAAATGGGTCACAACCTTTCTTCTTCTACTTGCTTGCTCTGCTGCTGGACAAGTTGAAGATG GTCCGTTAGTTAACGGCAATTTTGAGACACCTCCGTCAGGCGGTTTCTCCTCCGGCGACGGATTCTCCGATGGGCCCACCGAAATCCCGAGCTGGAAATCAAACGGCACCGTAGAGGTAGTAGAATCAGGGCAAAAACAGGGTGGAATGATCCTCATAGTACCACAAGGTAGACACGCAGTTCGACTCGGGAACGACGCCGAAATAAGCCAAGAGCTCAAAGTAGAAAAAGGCTCTATTTACTCAATTACATTCAGCGCGGCTCGCACGTGCGCTCAGCTAGAGTCACTGAACGTTTCGGTTCCTCCTGCGTCACAGACCATTGATCTTCAGACACTGTATCATGTTTCGGGCTGGGATTCCTACGCGTGGGCCTTTCAGGCTGAGGAAGATGACGTGCGGGTCGTTTTTACAAATCCTGGTATGGAGGATGACCCCACTTGTGGGCCCATCATTGACGATATTGCTATCAAGAAGCTTTTTGTACCAGATAAGTCAAAAG ATAATGCAGTAGTTAATGGAGACTTTGAAGAAGGTCCATGGATGTTCAGGAATGCTTCCCTCGGCGTTTTGCTTCCAACCAACCTCGACGAGGAAACATCGTCACTCCCTGGTTGGATAGTTGAATCAAATCGAGCAGTACGTTACATCGATACATATCACTTCACAGTTCCAGAAGGGAAAAGAGCTATGGAATTGCTTTCAGGAAAAGAAGGCATTATATCCCAGATGGTTGAAACCAAGCCCAACAAGCCATACAGATTGACATTTTTGTTGGGCCATGCAGGGGACTCATGCAAGGAACCACTAGCAATCATGGCCTTTGCTGGTGATCAAGCCCAAAACATTCATTACACTCCTAATTCCAATTCTTCATTTCAGAATGCTAACCTGAACTTCACGGCCAAGGCGGACAGGACACGTATTGCGTTCTATAGCATCTATTACAATACAAGAAGTGATGATATGAGCTCTCTTTGTGGACCTGTTGTGGATGATGTGAGGGTTCAACTATCAGGGTCTAGCAGAGTCGAGGTTTTAGGGTTTGGGTTTATGTTTTGGTTGTTAGTCTTAGTTTTGGTTTAA